The Procambarus clarkii isolate CNS0578487 chromosome 56, FALCON_Pclarkii_2.0, whole genome shotgun sequence genome includes a region encoding these proteins:
- the LOC123770901 gene encoding uncharacterized protein, giving the protein MIKLDGNSRGAFKPLEKLMSNSASGIVPRVGRYLGGTVPGWDGTQVSGGTGALLAQVSGGTGALLVQVSGGTGALLAQVSGGTGALLAQVSGGTGALLVQVSGGTGALLAQVSGGTGALLAQVSGGNGALLVQVSGGTGALFAQVSGGTGALFAQVSGGTGALFAQVSGGTGALFAQVSGGTGALCAQVSGGTGALFAQVSGGTGALCAQVSGGTGALCAQVSGGTGALLAQVSGGTGALFAQVSGGTGALCAQVSGGTGALCAQVSGGTGALLAQVSGGTGALCAQVSGGTGALCAQVSGGTGALLAQVSGGTGALFAQVSGGTGALLAQVSGGTGALLAQVSGGTGVLCA; this is encoded by the exons ATGATTAAACTGGATGGCAACTCAAGGGGAGCTTTCAAGCCGTTGGAAAAGCTGATGTCAAACAGTGCCAGTGGAATTGTACCCCGGGTGGGACGGTACCTCGGTGGGACGGTGCCCGGGTGGGACGGTACCcag GTCTCTGGTGGCACTGGGGCGCTGTTAGCCCAGGTCTCTGGTGGCACTGGGGCGCTGTTAGTCCAGGTCTCTGGTGGCACTGGGGCGCTGTTAGCCCAGGTCTCTGGTGGCACTGGGGCGCTGTTAGCCCAGGTCTCTGGTGGCACTGGGGCGCTGTTAGTCCAGGTCTCTGGTGGCACTGGGGCGCTGTTAGCCCAGGTCTCTGGTGGCACTGGGGCGCTGTTAGCGCAGGTCTCTGGTGGCAATGGGGCGCTGTTAGTCCAGGTCTCTGGTGGCACTGGGGCGCTGTTTGCCCAGGTCTCTGGTGGCACTGGGGCGTTGTTTGCCCAGGTCTCTGGTGGCACTGGGGCGTTGTTTGCCCAGGTCTCTGGTGGCACTGGGGCGTTGTTTGCCCAGGTCTCTGGTGGCACTGGGGCGCTGTGTGCCCAGGTCTCTGGTGGCACTGGGGCGCTGTTTGCCCAGGTCTCTGGTGGCACTGGGGCGCTGTGTGCCCAGGTCTCTGGTGGCACTGGGGCGCTGTGTGCCCAGGTCTCTGGTGGCACTGGGGCGCTGTTAGCCCAGGTCTCTGGTGGCACTGGGGCGCTGTTTGCCCAGGTCTCTGGTGGCACTGGGGCGCTGTGTGCCCAGGTCTCTGGTGGCACTGGGGCGCTGTGTGCCCAGGTCTCTGGTGGCACTGGGGCGCTGTTAGCCCAGGTCTCTGGTGGCACTGGGGCGCTGTGTGCCCAGGTCTCTGGTGGCACTGGGGCGCTGTGTGCCCAGGTCTCTGGTGGCACTGGGGCGCTGTTAGCCCAGGTCTCTGGTGGCACTGGGGCGCTGTTTGCCCAGGTCTCTGGTGGCACTGGGGCGCTGTTAGCCCAGGTCTCTGGTGGCACTGGGGCGCTGTTAGCCCAGGTCTCTGGTGGCACTGGGGTGCTGTGTGCCTAG
- the LOC123770828 gene encoding uncharacterized protein isoform X2 translates to MNYRMTDLGKHPAPSRYHPQNARSYYPAGDLPSRTPPEEALPSQQMDPRQGPTNARATLPKATHSGVESSSASPGTLSSARGSRNSTHASTIKKGDSNDAPSLRSVLRMVETRNRDEVMYYTGLQREIEKSDVLVDAIRNVRTREGKMVKSFKRKLSTTTVSPVPDIEEVRNMFGSHPLYDKLPRETSLKNKLPQETSLRNKPGPIPLQEKYDDEEDEYENLYLPVRAKSLELEKINEVKKHFSTLVPKTLYRIRPFSIRPTGSPKITTYKPRYVPSFYTTAKSVTYASKSPSMSSYGKNHRTPKAISLSPPRTSKLVSSAHTQNKRRPSTHLLQGNFESHMHSSSRNRRPIGSRSHDHHRNDNQDNYSPRSQRQKVFKNQSLSIYGPRNHNNKLWDPKDHEPSSLQSERPHSVGDPGSPSTRGYNTPIPVIKPHPKHIVDLFLHPMALQVTGVLQAESRPILNTPLVAYMRKPTCGPTRKRARGERKGPTWKLYLTLVSASRGSVTTSTHFSRASQALDFLTTTLTKMFRHDRCLFMYLFIYLFIS, encoded by the coding sequence ATGAACTACCGCATGACCGACCTCGGTAAGCACCCAGCGCCTTCGCGCTACCACCCGCAGAACGCTAGAAGCTACTATCCGGCTGGAGACCTTCCCTCTAGAACCCCTCCCGAAGAAGCGCTTCCGTCACAACAGATGGACCCGAGGCAGGGACCAACTAACGCAAGGGCAACACTCCCCAAGGCGACCCATTCTGGCGTAGAGTCCTCCAGTGCCTCCCCTGGGACTCTCTCTTCGGCTAGAGGCTCTCGCAATTCCACACATGCTTCTACGATTAAAAAAGGTGATTCCAACGATGCTCCTTCCTTAAGAAGCGTCCTTAGAATGGTAGAAACGAGGAATCGTGACGAGGTTATGTATTATACCGGCCTGCAGAGAGAGATTGAAAAATCAGATGTGTTGGTAGATGCCATCCGGAACGTCAGGACACGGGAAGGAAAGATGGTCAAGAGTTTTAAAAGAAAACTATCTACTACCACTGTCTCACCAGTTCCAGACATCGAGGAGGTCAGGAACATGTTTGGTAGCCATCCCCTGTATGACAAGCTACCGCGAGAGACGTCTCTAAAGAACAAGCTGCCGCAAGAGACTTCCCTGAGGAACAAGCCAGGGCCGATACCTCTTCAAGAGAAATATGATGACGAGGAAGACGAGTACGAGAACCTGTACCTGCCCGTCCGCGCAAAGTCGCTGGAACTGGAGAAGATCAACGAGGTAAAGAAACACTTCAGTACCCTCGTACCTAAAACTCTGTACAGAATCCGCCCCTTTTCGATACGCCCTACAGGCAGTCCTAAAATCACCACCTACAAGCCACGGTATGTACCTAGTTTTTATACAACCGCAAAATCTGTGACATATGCATCAAAATCCCCGTCGATGTCGTCGTATGGCAAGAATCATCGCACACCGAAGGCTATAAGTTTATCTCCTCCTAGGACATCCAAGCTTGTGTCCTcggcacacacacagaacaaaagACGACCCTCTACTCACTTACTTCAAGGAAATTTTGAAAGTCACATGCATTCTAGCTCTAGGAATCGTAGACCTATTGGTTCTAGATCCCACGACCACCATCGCAACGATAACCAGGATAATTATAGTCCTAGAAGTCAAAGACAAAAAGTCTTTAAAAATCAAAGTCTATCCATCTATGGTCCTCGCAaccataataacaaactctgggaTCCCAAAGATCATGAGCCTTCCAGCTTACAGAGCGAGCGGCCTCATAGTGTGGGGGATCCCGGCTCTCCAAGCACGAGAGGCTACAACACTCCCATTCCTGTGATTAAACCACATCCAAAACACATAGTCGACCTTTTTCTACATCCCATGGCACTTCAGGTGACGGGAGTTCTCCAAGCCGAAAGCAGGCCAATTCTAAATACCCCACTAGTAGCCTATATGAGGAAGCCGACCTGCGGCCCGACCCGGAAGAGGGCGCGAGGAGAAAGAAAGGGCCCGACATGGAAGCTATACTTGACGCTGGTGTCAGCTTCCCGAGGTTCGGTTACAACATCGACTCATTTTTCACGCGCTTCCCAGGCTTTGGATTTTTTGACTACGACCCTGACAAAAATGTTCCGGCATGATCGTtgcttatttatgtatttatttatttatttatttatttcgtgA
- the LOC123770828 gene encoding uncharacterized protein isoform X1, with translation MRAYIRHKYSTASYPIYIYHLGSYPTSNYLKYSYPSGIYPLMFYPPADPSIYYRDGEGSTRNGHTIGEVVMNYRMTDLGKHPAPSRYHPQNARSYYPAGDLPSRTPPEEALPSQQMDPRQGPTNARATLPKATHSGVESSSASPGTLSSARGSRNSTHASTIKKGDSNDAPSLRSVLRMVETRNRDEVMYYTGLQREIEKSDVLVDAIRNVRTREGKMVKSFKRKLSTTTVSPVPDIEEVRNMFGSHPLYDKLPRETSLKNKLPQETSLRNKPGPIPLQEKYDDEEDEYENLYLPVRAKSLELEKINEVKKHFSTLVPKTLYRIRPFSIRPTGSPKITTYKPRYVPSFYTTAKSVTYASKSPSMSSYGKNHRTPKAISLSPPRTSKLVSSAHTQNKRRPSTHLLQGNFESHMHSSSRNRRPIGSRSHDHHRNDNQDNYSPRSQRQKVFKNQSLSIYGPRNHNNKLWDPKDHEPSSLQSERPHSVGDPGSPSTRGYNTPIPVIKPHPKHIVDLFLHPMALQVTGVLQAESRPILNTPLVAYMRKPTCGPTRKRARGERKGPTWKLYLTLVSASRGSVTTSTHFSRASQALDFLTTTLTKMFRHDRCLFMYLFIYLFIS, from the coding sequence ATGAGAGCTTATATAAGACACAAATACTCAACAGCcagttatccaatttatatctatCATTTGGGCAGTTATCCAACAAGTAACTATCTAAAATATAGTTACCCCTCTGGAATCTATCCCCTGATGTTCTATCCTCCTGCAGATCCCAGTATTTACTACCGTGACGGTGAAGGCAGCACAAGAAATGGCCATACCATCGGGGAGGTTGTGATGAACTACCGCATGACCGACCTCGGTAAGCACCCAGCGCCTTCGCGCTACCACCCGCAGAACGCTAGAAGCTACTATCCGGCTGGAGACCTTCCCTCTAGAACCCCTCCCGAAGAAGCGCTTCCGTCACAACAGATGGACCCGAGGCAGGGACCAACTAACGCAAGGGCAACACTCCCCAAGGCGACCCATTCTGGCGTAGAGTCCTCCAGTGCCTCCCCTGGGACTCTCTCTTCGGCTAGAGGCTCTCGCAATTCCACACATGCTTCTACGATTAAAAAAGGTGATTCCAACGATGCTCCTTCCTTAAGAAGCGTCCTTAGAATGGTAGAAACGAGGAATCGTGACGAGGTTATGTATTATACCGGCCTGCAGAGAGAGATTGAAAAATCAGATGTGTTGGTAGATGCCATCCGGAACGTCAGGACACGGGAAGGAAAGATGGTCAAGAGTTTTAAAAGAAAACTATCTACTACCACTGTCTCACCAGTTCCAGACATCGAGGAGGTCAGGAACATGTTTGGTAGCCATCCCCTGTATGACAAGCTACCGCGAGAGACGTCTCTAAAGAACAAGCTGCCGCAAGAGACTTCCCTGAGGAACAAGCCAGGGCCGATACCTCTTCAAGAGAAATATGATGACGAGGAAGACGAGTACGAGAACCTGTACCTGCCCGTCCGCGCAAAGTCGCTGGAACTGGAGAAGATCAACGAGGTAAAGAAACACTTCAGTACCCTCGTACCTAAAACTCTGTACAGAATCCGCCCCTTTTCGATACGCCCTACAGGCAGTCCTAAAATCACCACCTACAAGCCACGGTATGTACCTAGTTTTTATACAACCGCAAAATCTGTGACATATGCATCAAAATCCCCGTCGATGTCGTCGTATGGCAAGAATCATCGCACACCGAAGGCTATAAGTTTATCTCCTCCTAGGACATCCAAGCTTGTGTCCTcggcacacacacagaacaaaagACGACCCTCTACTCACTTACTTCAAGGAAATTTTGAAAGTCACATGCATTCTAGCTCTAGGAATCGTAGACCTATTGGTTCTAGATCCCACGACCACCATCGCAACGATAACCAGGATAATTATAGTCCTAGAAGTCAAAGACAAAAAGTCTTTAAAAATCAAAGTCTATCCATCTATGGTCCTCGCAaccataataacaaactctgggaTCCCAAAGATCATGAGCCTTCCAGCTTACAGAGCGAGCGGCCTCATAGTGTGGGGGATCCCGGCTCTCCAAGCACGAGAGGCTACAACACTCCCATTCCTGTGATTAAACCACATCCAAAACACATAGTCGACCTTTTTCTACATCCCATGGCACTTCAGGTGACGGGAGTTCTCCAAGCCGAAAGCAGGCCAATTCTAAATACCCCACTAGTAGCCTATATGAGGAAGCCGACCTGCGGCCCGACCCGGAAGAGGGCGCGAGGAGAAAGAAAGGGCCCGACATGGAAGCTATACTTGACGCTGGTGTCAGCTTCCCGAGGTTCGGTTACAACATCGACTCATTTTTCACGCGCTTCCCAGGCTTTGGATTTTTTGACTACGACCCTGACAAAAATGTTCCGGCATGATCGTtgcttatttatgtatttatttatttatttatttatttcgtgA
- the LOC138353226 gene encoding uncharacterized protein, with amino-acid sequence MTLSPTGQNISVEYRAYISPYVKWLSGRRLDWLSGRRPDWLSGRRPDWLSGRRPDWLSGRRPDWLSGRRPDWLSGRRPDWLSGRRPDWLSGRRPDWLSGRRPDWLSGRRPDWLSGRRPDWLSGRRPDWLSGRRPDWLSGRRPDWLSGRRPDWLSGRRPDWLSGRRPGWLSGRRPGWLSGRRPGWLSGRRPGWLSGRRPGWLSGRRPGWLSGRRPGWLSGRRPGWLSGRRPGWLSGRRPGWLSGRRPGWLSGRRPGWLSGRRPGWLSGRRPGWLSGRRPGWLSGRRPGWLSGRRPGWLSGRRPGWLSGRRPGWLLP; translated from the exons ATGACGCTCTCGCCCACCGGTCAAAACATCAGTGTGGAATATCGTGCATATATATCGCCTTAT GTCAAGTGGCTCTCCGGACGCAGGCTGGACTGGCTCTCCGGACGCAGGCCGGACTGGCTCTCCGGACGCAGGCCGGACTGGCTCTCCGGACGCAGGCCGGACTGGCTCTCCGGACGCAGGCCGGACTGGCTCTCCGGACGCAGGCCGGACTGGCTCTCCGGACGCAGGCCGGACTGGCTCTCCGGACGCAGGCCGGACTGGCTCTCCGGACGCAGGCCGGACTGGCTCTCCGGACGCAGGCCGGACTGGCTCTCCGGACGCAGGCCGGACTGGCTCTCCGGACGCAGGCCGGACTGGCTCTCCGGACGCAGGCCGGACTGGCTCTCCGGACGCAGGCCGGACTGGCTCTCCGGACGCAGGCCGGACTGGCTCTCCGGACGCAGGCCGGACTGGCTCTCCGGACGCAGGCCGGACTGGCTCTCCGGACGCAGGCCGGGCTGGCTCTCCGGACGCAGGCCGGGCTGGCTCTCCGGACGCAGGCCGGGCTGGCTCTCCGGACGCAGGCCGGGCTGGCTCTCCGGACGCAGGCCGGGCTGGCTCTCCGGACGCAGGCCGGGCTGGCTCTCCGGACGCAGGCCGGGCTGGCTCTCCGGACGCAGGCCGGGCTGGCTCTCCGGACGCAGGCCGGGCTGGCTCTCCGGACGCAGGCCGGGCTGGCTCTCCGGACGCAGGCCGGGCTGGCTCTCCGGACGCAGGCCGGGCTGGCTCTCCGGACGCAGGCCGGGCTGGCTCTCCGGACGCAGGCCGGGCTGGCTCTCCGGACGCAGGCCGGGCTGGCTCTCCGGACGCAGGCCGGGCTGGCTCTCCGGACGCAGGCCGGGCTGGCTCTCCGGACGCAGGCCGGGCTGGCTCTCCGGACGCAGGCCGGGCTGGCTCCTTCCATAA
- the LOC138353147 gene encoding uncharacterized protein — MKILLLLFITAAAALPKAAVGSVHYTTCYSGFNKGGSFQTFSDYVPDLGLYNFDNTISSATVTGIWFYYEDEDYNLASSGSVYWLHGFDYFSNFDNSYDDVFSSLRYGGSPDCLGCDTWTVYQGQYFTGSEFYGTTDSNFFGNLQGQVSAILLTGTSAWTFYDGPSYSGRSVCLYPNTVHDVSSSGEVLNLGIYPDVTQVGMYDNSIQSVRRGCWSDVVFKAPEVHAQGQAKNGAWGYFRPEAGQEHSAAGQGHPAAGHSRPAARPQKV, encoded by the exons ATGAAGATTCTTTTACTTCTCTTCATCACCGCCGCTGCCGCCTTACCTAAag CCGCCGTGGGTTCGGTCCACTATACCACCTGCTATAGTGGATTCAACAAAGGAGGTTCATTCCAGACCTTCTCCGATTACGTCCCGGACCTGGGACTATACAACTTCGACAATACCATCTCCAGCGCCACCGTCACCGGCAT CTGGTTTTACTACGAGGATGAGGACTACAACTTGGCCTCCAGTGGCAGCGTCTACTGGCTCCATGGCTTCGATTACTTCAGCAACTTTGACAATAGCTACGACGACGTG TTCTCATCGCTGCGGTACGGAGGGAGTCCGGACTGCCTTGGCTGCGACACTTGGACGGTGTACCAGGGCCAGTACTTCACTGGCAGTGAGTTCTATGGCACCACCGACAGCAACTTCTTCGGCAACCTCCAGGGCCAGGTCTCCGCCATCCTCCTCACGGGCACCTCCGCCTGGACCTTCTACGA CGGACCGTCGTACTCGGGCAGGAGCGTGTGTCTCTACCCTAACACAGTCCACGACGTCAGCTCCAGCGGGGAGGTCCTCAACTTGGGCATCTACCCAGAT GTGACGCAAGTAGGGATGTACGACAACAGTATCCAGTCGGTGCGCAGAGGGTGTTGGTCTGATGTTGTCTTCAAGGCCCCCGAGGTCCACGCCCAGGGCCAGGCCAAGAACGGTGCCTGGGGATACTTCCGACCCGAAGCTGGCCAAGAACACTCGGCAGCTGGCCAAGGACACCCGGCAGCTGGCCACAGCCGCCCCGCAGCTCGTCCGCAGAAGGTTTAG